The genomic segment CCACGATGTCGAAGCGCCCGTCCGGCAACCGGCGGGCTTCGCGCAGCCGCACCGCGCACCCTGTGACGTGCACGTGGGTGACCTGCTCCACCTCGCTGATCGTCGGGTTGCTGATCGCCACCACGCCGAAGAGCCGGTCGGGCACCACTTCGGTGACGAGATCGATGGTGAGCTGGCGGTAGCGCGGCTCGAAGATGTGCAGCGGTAGGTGCACGCCGGGCAACGCCACCGTGTGCAGCGGAAAGAGGGGCAGGGTCGGGGGAGTCGGCCGGCTGTCGCGTCCTTCCGAGTGAGTCACGATCTCACGTTACGGGTTTGGAGCCCGGGCCGCGCGTTCGCGAACGCCGGTTCGAGGAGGCGGCCGGTGGGCGGAACACCGCGAAGGGGTCCGTGACCCGGATGTCGCGGTGGGCGAAGCGGAACAGGGCCGCCGGGCGTCCGCCCGCACGTCCCGGTGCTGCGGTACGGCCTGTGGGCACGAGCACTCCCCGCCGGGACAGGACGCGCTGCAGGTTGGTGGCCGAGATGGGATAGCCGAGTGCGGCGGAGTACAGGTCGCGCAGGGCCGAGATGGTGAACTGCTTGGGGGCGAGCGCGAAGCCGAGGTTGGTGTAGCTGAGTTTCGCGCGGAGCCGTTCGCGCGCCTCCAGGACGATGTCGGCGTGGTCGAACGCCGTGCGGGGCAGGTCGTCGACGTTGTGCCACGCGGTGTCCTCCGGCACCACCGGGTCGACGTCCGACGGCATGAGCCCGAGGTAGGCGGTGGCGACGACCCTCGGCCCCGGGACCCGGTTCGGCGCGCTGAAGACCCCGAGCTGCTCGACGTGCGTCAGCGTCTTGACGTCGACCTTCTCGGCCAGTTGCCGGCGGATCGACGTCTCGGTGTCCTCGTCGGGGCGCAGTCTGCCGCCGGGGAGCGACCACCGGCCGATGTGCGGATCGAGGGCACGTCGCCACAGCAGGACACGAAGCGTGGCCGGGTCGCTGCTGCTCGTGTAGACGCCGTGCCGTGTGGTGCAACGCACCTGAAGAACTGCGGCCAGAACCTCGTGTGCCAGGGGGGCGCTGCTGTTAATATGGGATCGCACGGTTTTCGATTATAAGACGAAAACTAACCGGAGGACCACCATGACGGCACACGCAGACGAGCTTGCTCCGTACGACGGGGTCGTGGCGGACGCGGCCTGGGCCGAGGAGGTGCGTGAGCTCGCTCGGCAGCGCGACGCCGTCATCCTCGCGCACAACTACCAGCTCCCGGAGATCCAGGAGGTCGCCGACCACACCGGTGACTCGCTGGCGTTGAGCCGCATCGCGGCGTCCAGCGACGCCTCCACCATCGTCTTCTGCGGTGTCCACTTCATGGCCGAGACGGCGAAGATCCTCTCCCCGGAGAAGACGGTGCTCATCCCCGACGCGAGGGCGGGGTGCTCGCTGGCCGACTCCATCACGGGCGAACAGCTCCGGGAGTGGAAGGCGCGGCACCCGGGCGCCGTCGTGGTGTCCTATGTGAACACGACGGCCGAGGTGAAGGCCGAGACGGACGTCTGCTGCACGTCGTCGAATGCCGTCGACGTGGTGGCGTCGATCCCCGCCGACAAGGAGATTCTCTTCTGCCCGGACCAGTTCCTGGGCGCCCACGTCAAGCGGGTGACCGGCCGGGAGAACCTGCACGTGTGGGCCGGTGAGTGCCATGTGCACGCGGGGATCAACGGTCCCGAGCTCGCCGAGCGGGCGGCGGCGAACCCGGACGCGGACCTGTTCATCCACCCCGAGTGCGGGTGTGCCACCTCGGCTCTGTACCTCGCGGGGGAGGGAACGGTCGAGCCGGAGCGGGTCAAGATCCTGTCCACGGGGGACATGCTCACGGCGGCGCGCGACACGAAGGCGACGTCGGTGCTCGTCGCCACGGAGGTCGGCATGCTGCACCAGCTCCGCAAGGCGGCGCCGGAGATCGACTTCCGGGCCGTCAACGACCGGGCGTCGTGCCGCTACATGAAGATGATCACGCTGGCGGCGTTGCTGCGGTCGCTGCGCGGAGGCGTCGACGAGGTCGACGTCGACCCGGACGTGGCCGCCAGGGCGCGCGCCTCGGTCCGGCGGATGGTGGAGATCGGCACGCCCGGCGGTGGGGAATGACGCCCCCGGTTTCCGACCAGCAGTCGAAAACCACGTGGGATGCGGACGCCGACGTGGTGGTGGTCGGCAGCGGGGGTCGCCGGGCTCACGGCCGCGGTGCGAGCCGTGGAACTCGGGCTGCGCACGCTGGTGGTGACCAAGGGACGGCTGCCCGACGGCAACACGCGGTGGGCGCAGGGCGGTGTGGCGGTCGTGCTGCCCGACGAGGGAGCGAGCGGGGACGACTCGCTCGACGCGCACGTGGCCGACACGCTCGCCGCCGGCGGGGGGCTCTGCGACGCCGCGGCGGTCCGCTCGATCGTCGGCGCGGGGCCCGATGCCGTGAACCGCTTGCTGCGGGGCGGTGCCCGGTTCGACTCCGACGCCTCCGGACGGCTCGCCCGCACCCGCGAGGGCGGGCACAGCGCCTTCCGGGTCATCCGGGCGGGCGGCGACGCCACGGGAGCGGAGGTGCAGCGGTGCCTGGAAGTCGCGGCCGAGGGGCTGCCCGTGCTCGAACACCACGTCGCCGTCGACGCGCTCACCACGGCGTCCGGCCAGGTGTGCGGCGTGCGCGTGCTGGCCGGACCGGACGCCACGCCCGGTGTCGTCCGGGCCCGCGCGGTCGTGCTGGCGACCGGCGGTCTCGGCCAGCTGTACCGGTCGACCTCGAATCCCGAGCAGGCCACCGGCGACGGGCTCGCGCTGGCGTTGCGAGCGGGGGCGAGCGCCGCCGACCTGGAGTTCGTGCAGTTCCACCCCACCGTGCTCTACACACCCCGGGCGAAGGGGCGGTGCCCGCTCGTCACGGAGGCGGTGCGCGGTGAGGGCGCCGTGCTGGTCGACGCCGCGGGCCGTCGGGTGATGCAGGGTGTGCACCCGCTGGGCGACCTGGCGCCGCGCGACGTCGTGTCGGCGGCGATCACGCATCGGCTCGCCTCGGCCCCCGGCGGGGTCGACGACCACGTCTACCTCGACGCCACCGGCATCGCCGGGTTCGCCGCGCGGTTCCCCACGGTGGCGGCGGCGTGCGCGGCCGCCGGGATCGACCCGGAGCGTGACCCGATCCCGGTCGTCCCGGCCGCGCACTTCGCGTGCGGTGGCGTGGTCACCGACACCCACGGGCGCACGGACGTGCTGGGCCTGTACGCGGCGGGGGAGGTGGCGCGCACCGGACTGCACGGTGCCAACCGGCTCGCGTCGAACAGTCTGCTGGAGGGCCTTGTGATGGGCCGCCGTGCGGCCGAGGCCGTCGCCGCGGACCTGGGCGCCGGGCGGCTGCCGAGGGGCGAGGCGCGACCGGGTCCGGTTNNNNNNNNNNNNNNNNNNNNNNNNNNNNNNNNNNNNNNNNNNNNNNNNNNNNNNNNNNNNNNNNNNNNNNNNNNNNNNNNNNNNNNNNNNNNNNNNNNNNGGGGGGTACTCGCGGCGGCGAGCGCGCGGGAGGAGACCCGCGGATGCCATGTGCGCCACGACCGGCCCGAGCGCGACGACCGCATCTGGCAGCGCAGTCAGACCGTGCGGCTGAACCCGTCGGGGCAGCCCGTCCTGACCGACCCGATCCTGGAGCGCGCCGCATGAGCGACCTGAACGCCGCCGAGGTACGACGCGTCGTCACCACGGCACTGGAGGAGGACCTGCGCTACGGGCCGGACGTCACCACGGAGGCGACGGTTCCCGAGGACGCGACGGCCACCGCCGAGCTGACCCCGCGGGCGCCCGGCGTCGTCGCCGGGATCGCGGTCGCCACGGCCGTGTTCGACGCCGTGCTCGGCGACGGTTACGACGTCCTGTCGGCGTGTGCCGACGGCACCGCCCTGCGGCCCGGGGAACCCGCGCTCGTGGTGCGCGGCGGTGTGCGGGGGCTGCTGACGGCCGAGCGCACCGCGCTGAACCTGCTGTGCCACCTGTCCGGCGTGGCGACGGCGACGGCGGCGTGGGTCGACGCCGTGGCGGGCACCGGCTGCGCCATCAGGGACTCGCGCAAGACGCTGCCCGGGCTGCGGGCTCTGGAGAAGTACGCCGTGCGTTGTGGCGGCGGGGTCAACCACAGGATGGGCCTCGGCGACGCCGTGTTGATCAAGGACAACCACGTCGTGGCGGCGGGGTCGGTGACCGACGCTCTGCGGCTGGCGCGCGAGCGGGCCGGCGAGCTCCCGTGCGAGGTGGAGGTCGACGACCTCGACCAACTCGTGGAAGCCCTGCACGCGGGTGCCGACGAGGTACTGCTCGACAACCTGAGCCCGCGCGACTGCAGGCGGGCGGTCGACCTGCGCGACGCGCTGTCGCCCAAGACCCGGCTGGAGGCGTCGGGAGGACTCACGCTCGCCGTGGCGCGCGACTACGCGGAGACGGGCGTGGACTACCTCGCCGTCGGCGCGCTCACGCACTCCGCGCCGGTGCTCGACATCGGCATGGACCTGCGCACGGCCTGAGGGGCAGGGGGCGTCACCGGGCGGCGGCGCCCCACCTCCGGTTCGCGAGCACGGCGGTGGCCGAGCGCGAGGCCTCCGCACGGGCGGGGTCGACGTCGACCACCAGCAGGTCGGCTTCGGCGCCGAGCTGGGCGTGGACGCGCCCGAAGGGGTCGGCGACGGTGGAGTGGCCCACGCCGTTCGGTGCGGTGGGCCGGACGTCGAGCCCCGCGGTGGCCGCGTCGGGTTGGTCACACCCGAGGACCCAGGTGCCCGAGTCGAGGGCGCGGGCCCGCAGCAGGAGCTCCCACTGCTCGCGCTTGCCCTCGCCGCCCGCCCACGACGCCGGCACCACGACGGCGCTGCTGCCCGCCTGGGCGAGCGACTGGAAGAGATCGGGGAACCGCACGTCGTAGCACGTGGCGAAGCCGAGGGTGACGTCGTCGACGGTGACGGTCAGCGGTTCGTCGCCCGGCGCCACCGTGTCCGACTCGCGGAAGCCGAACGCGTCGTACAGGTGGATCTTGTCGTAGCCGAGGTGGTGGCCGAGTCCGGTGACCAGCAGCGTGTTGCGCACCCGGTCGCCGTCGGGTGTGAACATGCCCGCGACCACGAGGACACCGAACTCGTCGGCGATCTCCTCCACCTGCCGTGCCCACGGCCCGTCGAGCGGTTCGGCCACGGACGTCAGGCGCACCCCGAAGCGCGCCAGCATGGCCTCCGGGAACACGACGACCCGCGCGCCGCGCGCGGCGGCGGTGGCCGTCCACTCGCGTACCGCCCGGAGATTCTCGGCCGGATCGACACTGGATGTGACCTGGCACAAACCCACTCGGAGCACGGCTACCTCCCGGTCGCGGACGTGGTCCCGCCTCGTACCCTAGACGTTATGTTGAACCGCACCGACCTGCGAGGTCGCGTTCCGTCACCGGCCCAGCTGCGCGCCCTGTTGCCGCGCGCCGAGATGGACGTGGACGCGGTGCTGCATCAGGTGCGGCCCGTGGTGGACGCGGTGCGCGAGCGCGGTGTCGAGGCGGTGCTGGAGTACGCCGAGCGGTTCGACCGCGTACGCCCGGAGCGGGTCCGTGTGCCCGCGGCGGAGTTGGCGAAGGCGCTCGACGAGCTCGACCCGGCGGTGCGCGAGGCGCTGGAGGAGTCGATCACCAGGGCCCGCGCCGTGCACGCCGACCAACGTCGTCAGGACGTTACGACGGAGGTCGTCGAGGGCGGCACCGTCACCGAACGCTGGGTGCCGGTGCGCCGCGTCGGCCTGTACGCGCCGGGCGGTCTCGCCGTGTACCCGTCGAGCGTCGTGATGAACGTCGTGCCCGCGCAGACTGCGGGTGTGGAGTCCCTGGTGTTGTGCTCGCCGCCGCAGGCCGACTTCGGCGGTCTGCCGCACCCGACGATCCTCGCCGCGGCGGCTCTGCTGGGCGTCGAGGAGGTGTGGGCCGTCGGCGGCGCGCAGGCCGTGGCGCTGCTGGCCTACGGCGGCACCGACACCGACGGCGCGGAGCTGGAGCCGGTCGACCTGGTGACCGGGCCGGGCAACATCTACCTCACCGCGGCCAAGCGCATGCTGCGCGGGCTCATCGGGATCGACTCCGAGGCCGGGCCCACCGAGATCGCCATCCTCGCCGACGACACCGCCGACCCGGCGCACGTGGCGGCCGACCTCGTCAGCCAGGCCGAGCACGACACGCTCGCCGCGAGCGTGCTCGTCACGACCTCCGAACGGCTCGCCGACGAGGTCGACGAGCACCTCACGAAGCGGGTCGCCGCCACCAAGCACAGCCAACGGGTGGAGGAGGCGTTGCGGGGCGCGCAGTCCGGCACCGTGCTCGTGTCCACACTGGACGACGGGTTGACGGTCGTGGACGCCTACGCCGCCGAACACCTGGAGATCCAGACCGCGAACGCGCGCGAGGTGGCGGCCCGGGTCCGCAACGCGGGTGCCGTGTTCGTCGGCCCGTACGCGCCGGTGTCGCTGGGCGACTACTGTGCCGGCTCCAACCACGTGCTGCCGACCGGCGGTTTCGCCCGGCACTCCTCGGGGCTGTCGGTGCAGAGCTTCCTGCGCGGCATCCACGTCGTCGACTACAGCGAGCAGGCGCTGCGCGAGGTCGCGGACAAGGTCGTGGCCCTCGCCACCGCGGAGGACCTGCCCGCCCACGGCGAGGCCGTCACCGCGCGGCTGAGGGGAGACGACGCGTGAGCACCTCCAAGAGCACGGACGTCACTCTGGACCAGCTCCCACTGCGCGACGATCTGCGAGGCAAGAGCCCGTACGGGGCACCGCAGCTCGACGTGCCGGTGCGGCTGAACACCAACGAGAACCCGTTCCCGCCTCCCGCCGAGCTCGTCGCCGACGTCGCCGAGGCCGTGCGCGAGGCCGCGCGTGACCTGCACCGCTACCCCGACCGCGACGCCGTCGCGCTGCGGCGGGACCTCGCGGCCTACCTGTCGACGTCCACGGGCGTCCCGCTGAGCGAGCGGCACGTGTGGGCGGCGAACGGGTCCAACGAGATCCTGCAGCAGCTGCTGCAGGCCTTCGGCGGTCCGGGGCGTACGGCGCTCGGGTTCGAGCCGTCGTACTCGATGCACTCGATCATCGCGGCGGGCACGCGCACCGACTGGGTTCCCGCGCCGCGCCGTCCGGACTTCACGCTCGACGCCGAGAAGGCCGCCGCGCTGGTGGCCGAGCGGGCGCCCGACGTCGTCTTCCTCACCAGTCCCAACAACCCGACGGGCGGGTCGATCCCGCTCGACGACCTGGAGACCGTGCTCAGGGCGGCTCCCGGGCTGGTGATCGTCGACGAGGCGTACGCGGAGTTCTCGTCGCAGCCGAGCGCTGTGCGGCTGCTCGACGACTATCCGGCGAAGCTCGTGGTGTCGCGCACGATGAGCAAGGCGTTCGCGTTCGCGGGCGGGCGACTCGGGTACCTGGCCGCGGCGCCCGCCGTCGTCGACGCCCTGCAACTGGTGCGGCTGCCCTACCACCTCTCGGTGGTGACCCAGGCCGCCGCGCGCGCCGCGCTGCGCCACGCCGACGCCACCCTCGCCTCCGTGGCGACGCTCGCCGCGGAACGCGACCGGGTCGCGGACGCGTTGCGGCAGCTCGGGTTCAGTCCCGTGCCCAGCGACGCGAACTTCATCCTGTTCGGACACTTCGCCGACGCGACGGCGGCCTGGAAGTCGTATGTGGACTCCGGTGTGCTGATCCGCGACATCGGCATCACCGGTCATCTGCGCGTGTCCATCGGCACGCCCGAGGAGAACGACACCTTCCTGAAGGTGAGCAAGGAGGTCCCGCGGTGAGCCGGGTCGGCAAGGTGGAGCGCACCACCAAGGAATCGTCCATCCGGGTCGAGCTCGACCTCGACGGCAGCGGCCAGGTGGAGGTGTCCACCGGAGTCCCGTTCTACGACCACATGCTGCACTCGTTCGGCGTGCACGGCAGCCTCGACCTGAAGATCGAGGCACAGGGCGACGTGCACATCGACGCCCACCACACGGTGGAGGACACCGCGATCGTGCTGGGGCAGGCGATCCGGGAGGCGCTGGGCGACAAGAAGGGCATCCGGCGCTTCGGCGATGCGTGGATCCCCATGGACGAGACGCTCGCGCACGCCGCCATCGACGTGTCGGGCCGCCCGTACTGCGTGCACGTCGGTGAGCCCGAGCAGTTCAACGCCTTCACCATCGGCGGCAACTACCCGTTCGTGCTCACCCGGCACGTGTTCGACTCGCTGTCCTTCCACGCGCAGATCGCCCTGCACGTGCGCGTGATCCACGGACGCGATCCGCACCACATCGCCGAGGCCGAGTACAAGGCCGTGGCGAGGGCACTGCGCGCGGCGACCGAGCCCGACCCGAGGGCGGGTGGCATCCCGTCCACGAAGGGAGTCCTGTAGGTGTCCGAGGACTTCGTCGCCCTCCTCCTCTTCGCACTGGCGGGCTTCCTGGCCGGTGGGGCCTTCAGCCTGTGGAAGAAGTCGAAGGGAGTGGCCCTGGCCATCGGCGCCGCCGCCCTGCTGTCGGCCGGCGGCGCCGTTCTCTGGCTCTCCTCCTGACGCGGCTCAGCGCGCGAGCGGCTCGGCCTCCCGCTCGCCGCTGTCGTCGGGCGAAGCGCCGCCTCGGGTGAGCTTCTCGCCCTCGACGTCGACGTTCGGCAGGATCCGGTCGAGCCAGCGCGGGAGCCACCAGGCACTGCGTCCGAGCAGCGACATCAGGGCGGGCACGAGCGTCATCCGCACCACGAAGGCGTCCACCGCGACACCGACGGCCAGCGCGAAGCCGATCGACTGGATGAGCACCGCCTCCGCCAGCACGAACCCGGCGAACACGCTGATCATGATGAGCGCGGCGGCCACGACCACACGGGAGCCGTGGCTGAAGCCGGTGATCATCGCGCGGTCGGGAGTGCTGCCGTGGACGTGTTCCTCGCGCATCCGCGTCACGAGGAAGACCTGGTAGTCCATCGCGAGTCCGAACAGCACGCCGATCAGCAGCACCGGCAGCACACTCATGATCGGTCCGATGGCGTCGACGCCGAGCAGGTCGGCGAGCCACCCCCACTGGAACACCGCGACCACCGCGCCGAAGGTGGCCGCCACCGAGCCGAGGAACCCGAGTGTCGCCTTGAGCGGCACCAGGATCGACCGGAACACGATCATCAGCAGGATGAACGCCAGGCCGACGACGAGCGACAGATAGGGCAGCAGCGCGTCGGCCATCGTCGCCGAGATGTCGATGTTCATGGCGGTGGCGCCGGTGACCGACGTGGTGGCCCCGGTGTCGGCCTTGATCGCCCCACCGAGCTCGCGGATCTCGGTGACGAGATCCTCGGTCTCCTGCGTCTGCGGACCGCTCTTCGGGATCACCGTCAGCAGGGCCGTGTCGCCCGCCCTGTTGAACTGCGGGGGCGTGACCATCGCGACGTCGTCCAGCGCACCGATGCGCTGCATCGCGGTCGTCGCGGCACCCTGCGGGTCGTCGCCGACGTCGAGGACGACCACCAGCGGACCGTTCAGCCCGGGCCCGAACTTCTCGCTGATCAGCTCGTAGGCCTTGCGCTGCGTCGAGTCCGGCGCGGCGGTGGCGTCGGTGGGCAGGCCCATGCGCATGTCGGCGGCCGGCACGGCCAGTACGGCGAGCCCGGCCACGGCGGCGACCAGCACCACGATGCGGCGGCGAGCGAGGAAGGAGGCCCAGCGCTCACCCGCCGTCGACGTGGCCGTCGCGCGGCGGCGCAGGCCGGGGAGCTTGCCGCCGAGCACCTTCACGCCCGCGAACCCGAGCACGGCGGGCAGGAGCGTGATGGCGATGAGCACGGCGACGGCCACCGTCGCGGAGGCTGCCAGACCCATCTGGCCCAGGATCGGGATGCCCACCACCGTGAGCCCGGCCAGGGCGATGATCACGGTCAGCCCGGCGAACACGACGGCCGAGCCCGCCGTTCCCACGGCCGTGGCGGCGGCGTCCTCGGGGCTCGCCCCGTTCTCCAGTTCGCTGCGGTGCCGCGACACGATGAACAACGCGTAGTCGATGCCGACCGCGAGGCCGATCATCAGCGCGAGCACCGGGGTGTTGGCGTTGAGGTCGACGACTCCCGAGAGCGCGGTGATGCCCGCCATCCCGATGCCGACGCCGATCAACGCGGTGAGCAGCGGCAGTCCCGCGGCGATCAGCGAACCGAAGGTGACGACGAGAACGATCGCCGCGACGACGACGCCGACGCCCTCGGTGGCCTGCGTGACGGGGATGCCCTGCATCGCGTCACCGCCGAACTCCACCGTCCACCCCGCGTCGCGGGTGGCCTGCGCGGTGGCCTGCAGCGCGTCGCGGTCGGCGTCGGTCACCTCCGGCGACGGCAGCGCGTAGACGACCTGGACGAGGGCGAGCGAGCCGTCCGGGGCGATCGACTTCGCCTCGAACGGGTCGACGACCGTGGCGACGTTCGGTGCCGTGCCGAGATCCTCGACCAGCCCGGCCACCACCGTGGGGTCGAGCTGCTCTCCCTCCGGTGGGGCGACGGCGACGTTCACCGTGCCCTTGCCGACACCGGCCTCCGGGAACTTCTCCTCCAGGCGATCGATGGCCTGTTGTGCCTCCGTGCCGGGGATCGTCACGGAGTTGGAGGTCTGGCCGGACATC from the Saccharomonospora azurea NA-128 genome contains:
- the nadA gene encoding quinolinate synthase NadA; this translates as MTAHADELAPYDGVVADAAWAEEVRELARQRDAVILAHNYQLPEIQEVADHTGDSLALSRIAASSDASTIVFCGVHFMAETAKILSPEKTVLIPDARAGCSLADSITGEQLREWKARHPGAVVVSYVNTTAEVKAETDVCCTSSNAVDVVASIPADKEILFCPDQFLGAHVKRVTGRENLHVWAGECHVHAGINGPELAERAAANPDADLFIHPECGCATSALYLAGEGTVEPERVKILSTGDMLTAARDTKATSVLVATEVGMLHQLRKAAPEIDFRAVNDRASCRYMKMITLAALLRSLRGGVDEVDVDPDVAARARASVRRMVEIGTPGGGE
- a CDS encoding succinate dehydrogenase/fumarate reductase flavoprotein subunit, whose amino-acid sequence is GVLAAASAREETRGCHVRHDRPERDDRIWQRSQTVRLNPSGQPVLTDPILERAA
- a CDS encoding MMPL family transporter — its product is MATFLARLGRASFRRRGLVTSLWVLLLVVFGVGAFTMSGQTSNSVTIPGTEAQQAIDRLEEKFPEAGVGKGTVNVAVAPPEGEQLDPTVVAGLVEDLGTAPNVATVVDPFEAKSIAPDGSLALVQVVYALPSPEVTDADRDALQATAQATRDAGWTVEFGGDAMQGIPVTQATEGVGVVVAAIVLVVTFGSLIAAGLPLLTALIGVGIGMAGITALSGVVDLNANTPVLALMIGLAVGIDYALFIVSRHRSELENGASPEDAAATAVGTAGSAVVFAGLTVIIALAGLTVVGIPILGQMGLAASATVAVAVLIAITLLPAVLGFAGVKVLGGKLPGLRRRATATSTAGERWASFLARRRIVVLVAAVAGLAVLAVPAADMRMGLPTDATAAPDSTQRKAYELISEKFGPGLNGPLVVVLDVGDDPQGAATTAMQRIGALDDVAMVTPPQFNRAGDTALLTVIPKSGPQTQETEDLVTEIRELGGAIKADTGATTSVTGATAMNIDISATMADALLPYLSLVVGLAFILLMIVFRSILVPLKATLGFLGSVAATFGAVVAVFQWGWLADLLGVDAIGPIMSVLPVLLIGVLFGLAMDYQVFLVTRMREEHVHGSTPDRAMITGFSHGSRVVVAAALIMISVFAGFVLAEAVLIQSIGFALAVGVAVDAFVVRMTLVPALMSLLGRSAWWLPRWLDRILPNVDVEGEKLTRGGASPDDSGEREAEPLAR
- the hisB gene encoding imidazoleglycerol-phosphate dehydratase HisB yields the protein MSRVGKVERTTKESSIRVELDLDGSGQVEVSTGVPFYDHMLHSFGVHGSLDLKIEAQGDVHIDAHHTVEDTAIVLGQAIREALGDKKGIRRFGDAWIPMDETLAHAAIDVSGRPYCVHVGEPEQFNAFTIGGNYPFVLTRHVFDSLSFHAQIALHVRVIHGRDPHHIAEAEYKAVARALRAATEPDPRAGGIPSTKGVL
- a CDS encoding carbon-nitrogen hydrolase family protein, with the translated sequence MLRVGLCQVTSSVDPAENLRAVREWTATAAARGARVVVFPEAMLARFGVRLTSVAEPLDGPWARQVEEIADEFGVLVVAGMFTPDGDRVRNTLLVTGLGHHLGYDKIHLYDAFGFRESDTVAPGDEPLTVTVDDVTLGFATCYDVRFPDLFQSLAQAGSSAVVVPASWAGGEGKREQWELLLRARALDSGTWVLGCDQPDAATAGLDVRPTAPNGVGHSTVADPFGRVHAQLGAEADLLVVDVDPARAEASRSATAVLANRRWGAAAR
- a CDS encoding histidinol-phosphate transaminase, whose product is MSTSKSTDVTLDQLPLRDDLRGKSPYGAPQLDVPVRLNTNENPFPPPAELVADVAEAVREAARDLHRYPDRDAVALRRDLAAYLSTSTGVPLSERHVWAANGSNEILQQLLQAFGGPGRTALGFEPSYSMHSIIAAGTRTDWVPAPRRPDFTLDAEKAAALVAERAPDVVFLTSPNNPTGGSIPLDDLETVLRAAPGLVIVDEAYAEFSSQPSAVRLLDDYPAKLVVSRTMSKAFAFAGGRLGYLAAAPAVVDALQLVRLPYHLSVVTQAAARAALRHADATLASVATLAAERDRVADALRQLGFSPVPSDANFILFGHFADATAAWKSYVDSGVLIRDIGITGHLRVSIGTPEENDTFLKVSKEVPR
- the nadC gene encoding carboxylating nicotinate-nucleotide diphosphorylase, which encodes MSDLNAAEVRRVVTTALEEDLRYGPDVTTEATVPEDATATAELTPRAPGVVAGIAVATAVFDAVLGDGYDVLSACADGTALRPGEPALVVRGGVRGLLTAERTALNLLCHLSGVATATAAWVDAVAGTGCAIRDSRKTLPGLRALEKYAVRCGGGVNHRMGLGDAVLIKDNHVVAAGSVTDALRLARERAGELPCEVEVDDLDQLVEALHAGADEVLLDNLSPRDCRRAVDLRDALSPKTRLEASGGLTLAVARDYAETGVDYLAVGALTHSAPVLDIGMDLRTA
- the hisD gene encoding histidinol dehydrogenase, which translates into the protein MLNRTDLRGRVPSPAQLRALLPRAEMDVDAVLHQVRPVVDAVRERGVEAVLEYAERFDRVRPERVRVPAAELAKALDELDPAVREALEESITRARAVHADQRRQDVTTEVVEGGTVTERWVPVRRVGLYAPGGLAVYPSSVVMNVVPAQTAGVESLVLCSPPQADFGGLPHPTILAAAALLGVEEVWAVGGAQAVALLAYGGTDTDGAELEPVDLVTGPGNIYLTAAKRMLRGLIGIDSEAGPTEIAILADDTADPAHVAADLVSQAEHDTLAASVLVTTSERLADEVDEHLTKRVAATKHSQRVEEALRGAQSGTVLVSTLDDGLTVVDAYAAEHLEIQTANAREVAARVRNAGAVFVGPYAPVSLGDYCAGSNHVLPTGGFARHSSGLSVQSFLRGIHVVDYSEQALREVADKVVALATAEDLPAHGEAVTARLRGDDA
- a CDS encoding NUDIX hydrolase encodes the protein MRCTTRHGVYTSSSDPATLRVLLWRRALDPHIGRWSLPGGRLRPDEDTETSIRRQLAEKVDVKTLTHVEQLGVFSAPNRVPGPRVVATAYLGLMPSDVDPVVPEDTAWHNVDDLPRTAFDHADIVLEARERLRAKLSYTNLGFALAPKQFTISALRDLYSAALGYPISATNLQRVLSRRGVLVPTGRTAAPGRAGGRPAALFRFAHRDIRVTDPFAVFRPPAASSNRRSRTRGPGSKPVT